One window from the genome of Desulfovibrio aminophilus encodes:
- a CDS encoding MFS transporter encodes MNRTKATIAISIALSIVATTLILPILAPLIRELHLSVVQGGLMLSIGSVAMVVAAPLWGIVSDRYGRKKTIVAGFLGVFAGYAVYTLVVVGGLSGAMSVTAIFLALTASRAFVGAFLSAVPSGAQALMADITSPSERAGGMAIIGGATGLGLIVGPAVSGVLVAGGITWPLYAATALCASGALVALFFLKASPAASPVRPQRTSLFSAALQPWLIAGILLWVAIATVQISAGFYFQDRLNLDGETAAGMLSVALTLVGIAMFVVQFLQVRIMGFTPRALVLSGAGSWIAGLLLLLSTANASAYYLAYTLLGLGAGFLLPGIMAGASLAVDHDDQGVAAGLVSASQGIGFIIGPAASTMLYEWNETLPFWSLAGLMVVLILTFAFIPVHGAPFPNTSATGGADV; translated from the coding sequence ATGAACCGGACCAAGGCCACGATCGCCATCAGCATCGCGTTGTCCATCGTGGCGACGACGCTCATCCTGCCCATCTTGGCTCCTCTCATCCGGGAGTTGCATCTTTCCGTCGTTCAGGGCGGATTGATGCTTTCGATCGGCTCGGTCGCCATGGTGGTCGCGGCTCCCTTGTGGGGCATCGTCAGCGATCGCTACGGGCGCAAGAAAACCATCGTCGCCGGCTTTCTCGGCGTCTTCGCGGGCTACGCGGTCTATACGTTGGTCGTGGTCGGCGGTCTTTCGGGTGCCATGTCCGTGACCGCCATCTTCCTCGCGCTCACGGCGTCGCGCGCCTTCGTCGGCGCTTTCCTGTCTGCGGTGCCGTCGGGCGCCCAGGCGTTGATGGCGGATATCACGAGCCCGTCCGAGCGGGCCGGAGGCATGGCCATCATAGGAGGCGCAACCGGTCTCGGCCTGATTGTCGGTCCCGCCGTGAGCGGCGTCCTCGTGGCCGGCGGCATCACGTGGCCGCTCTATGCGGCGACTGCGCTCTGTGCCTCCGGCGCGCTCGTGGCCCTGTTCTTCCTGAAGGCTTCGCCTGCGGCTTCGCCGGTCCGTCCGCAGCGGACAAGCCTGTTCTCCGCCGCCCTGCAACCCTGGCTCATTGCCGGCATCCTGCTTTGGGTCGCGATCGCGACCGTGCAGATCAGCGCAGGGTTCTATTTCCAGGACAGGCTCAATCTGGACGGAGAGACCGCCGCAGGGATGCTCTCTGTCGCGCTCACCCTCGTTGGAATTGCGATGTTCGTCGTGCAGTTCCTGCAGGTCAGGATCATGGGATTCACGCCGCGTGCTCTCGTGCTTTCCGGAGCGGGTAGCTGGATCGCAGGGCTGCTTCTCCTCCTGTCGACGGCGAACGCATCGGCATACTATCTCGCCTACACGCTGCTGGGGCTTGGAGCCGGATTCCTCCTGCCGGGGATCATGGCCGGGGCATCTTTGGCCGTCGACCATGACGATCAGGGGGTGGCGGCGGGCCTCGTCTCCGCTTCGCAGGGCATCGGTTTCATCATCGGTCCGGCCGCCAGCACCATGCTTTATGAATGGAACGAGACCTTGCCGTTCTGGTCGCTCGCCGGGCTGATGGTCGTTCTCATCCTGACGTTCGCCTTCATTCCGGTGCATGGTGCCCCATTTCCTAACACTTCGGCTACCGGAGGCGCAGATGTCTGA
- a CDS encoding NAD(P)H-binding protein: MNILILGAAGATGRLCVDECLARGHKVGAFVHNSALRNAGERLETVRGDLRNRADIAIALEGRDAVVSTSMQSIDAGSGALDKEVSGLCEPGTCRSPPHQSRSQQSRCVRPWAQ; this comes from the coding sequence ATGAACATCCTTATACTCGGCGCTGCCGGCGCCACTGGACGGCTATGCGTGGACGAATGCCTCGCCCGCGGGCATAAGGTCGGAGCATTCGTTCACAACTCGGCGCTGCGAAACGCGGGAGAGCGGCTGGAGACGGTGCGCGGAGACCTCAGAAACCGAGCCGACATAGCAATTGCGCTTGAAGGCAGGGACGCCGTTGTCTCGACCTCGATGCAGTCGATTGACGCCGGCAGTGGCGCGCTCGACAAAGAGGTGTCCGGCCTCTGTGAACCGGGCACCTGCCGATCGCCGCCGCATCAGTCACGTTCTCAGCAGTCTCGCTGCGTCCGGCCGTGGGCGCAGTAG
- the tetR gene encoding tetracycline resistance transcriptional repressor TetR, which yields MTKLDKGTVIATALELLNEVGMDNLTTRKLAERLKVQQPALYWHFQNKRALLDALAEAMLTERHTRSLPKENEDWRVYLKENALSFRMALLSYRDGARIHAGTRPTEPNFGTAEAQIRFLCTAGFSPKHAVWTLLAVSNYVVGSVLEQQASDADERISDRSDVSEQAPSSFLHGLFHELETDSMDAAFNFGLDSLIAGFERLRSCTTN from the coding sequence ATGACCAAACTGGACAAGGGCACCGTGATCGCGACGGCGCTGGAACTGCTGAACGAGGTTGGCATGGACAACCTGACGACGCGAAAGCTCGCTGAACGCCTCAAGGTTCAGCAGCCAGCGCTTTACTGGCATTTCCAAAACAAGCGTGCGCTGCTTGACGCACTGGCCGAGGCGATGCTGACGGAACGCCACACTCGATCCCTACCCAAGGAAAACGAGGACTGGCGGGTGTACCTGAAAGAAAACGCCCTGAGTTTCAGAATGGCGTTGCTCTCTTATCGCGACGGCGCGCGTATCCATGCGGGAACTCGACCGACAGAACCGAATTTTGGCACCGCCGAGGCACAAATACGCTTTCTCTGCACGGCGGGCTTTAGTCCGAAGCATGCCGTTTGGACGCTTTTGGCGGTCAGCAACTATGTAGTCGGTTCCGTTCTCGAACAGCAGGCATCTGATGCGGATGAGAGAATTTCGGACAGGTCAGATGTATCCGAGCAAGCACCATCGTCCTTCCTACACGGTCTGTTTCACGAGTTGGAAACAGACAGCATGGATGCTGCGTTCAACTTTGGACTCGACAGCCTCATCGCCGGTTTCGAGCGGCTGCGTTCATGTACAACAAATTAG
- a CDS encoding NADP-dependent oxidoreductase, giving the protein MSDTLNRQLVLIARPDANVGPEHFEMRRSTVPALETGQALVRVHWLGIDATQRTWLNERETYTSPARIGSVMPGSGVGQVVASRSELFKVGDWVVGETGWQDYALAAGEGLHGFTRIPEGIEPRAMLSVFGVNGLTAYFGMTEIAKPLEGETVFVSAAAGGVGSIAGQIARKLGARVIGSAGGERKCAWARDVARFDACIDYRAEDMRERLGALAPDDIDVVFDNVGGATLEAALDHIAPHARVVLCGSISSGYRNDAYGRGPSNYMQLAFKRARMEGFIFLDFVAQFPQALYRMLAWVQAGDIRYEETISPGLETAPTALAGLFEGRNLGKQLVQVCSSQSD; this is encoded by the coding sequence ATGTCTGATACCCTCAATCGCCAGCTCGTCCTCATCGCGCGTCCGGACGCGAATGTCGGCCCCGAGCATTTCGAGATGCGCCGTTCGACCGTGCCGGCGCTCGAAACGGGTCAGGCGCTGGTGCGCGTGCACTGGCTGGGAATCGACGCCACCCAGCGGACATGGCTCAATGAGCGTGAGACCTATACGTCTCCCGCCCGTATCGGCAGCGTCATGCCGGGAAGCGGCGTCGGGCAGGTCGTCGCCAGCAGAAGCGAGCTTTTCAAGGTCGGCGACTGGGTCGTCGGCGAGACGGGCTGGCAGGACTACGCTCTGGCTGCCGGCGAGGGACTCCACGGGTTCACCCGCATTCCCGAAGGGATTGAACCGAGAGCGATGCTGAGCGTCTTCGGCGTCAACGGGCTGACCGCTTATTTCGGGATGACGGAAATCGCAAAGCCGCTCGAAGGCGAGACCGTCTTCGTCAGCGCCGCCGCCGGCGGCGTCGGGTCGATCGCAGGCCAGATCGCCCGCAAGCTGGGTGCGCGCGTCATCGGTTCCGCCGGTGGGGAACGCAAATGCGCCTGGGCCCGCGACGTCGCGCGATTCGACGCCTGCATCGACTATCGCGCGGAAGACATGCGCGAGAGGCTCGGCGCACTGGCGCCCGACGACATCGACGTGGTGTTCGACAATGTCGGCGGCGCGACGCTGGAAGCCGCACTCGACCATATCGCGCCGCATGCGCGCGTCGTCCTGTGCGGCAGCATTTCCTCCGGCTACCGCAATGACGCCTACGGCCGCGGCCCGTCGAACTACATGCAGCTCGCATTCAAACGCGCGCGCATGGAAGGCTTCATCTTCCTCGATTTCGTGGCGCAGTTTCCGCAGGCGCTCTACCGGATGCTGGCCTGGGTTCAGGCCGGCGACATCCGCTACGAGGAGACGATCAGCCCCGGTCTCGAAACGGCACCCACCGCGCTCGCCGGCCTGTTCGAAGGACGCAATCTCGGGAAGCAGCTCGTGCAGGTGTGCTCCTCACAATCCGACTGA
- a CDS encoding TetR/AcrR family transcriptional regulator, translated as MPGTAQVNVNPRKIPRQARAQATVEAIIVATAQLLTEQGFVNLTTARVAERAGVSIGSLYQYFPNKQALAAAVVDHYSDEVLARFTAMVRARPGKKLADTVDAMIGFALVSHPHEPEMHRALNDLAPRIGREEKTRAISRGMAKVIETELERHRQEISPDLDLADAATMIETVLETVAHRAIQRHPVRVGADGLIGQCRRLIIGYLRSPSPS; from the coding sequence ATGCCCGGCACCGCACAAGTGAATGTAAACCCACGAAAAATCCCCCGGCAGGCGCGCGCTCAGGCCACCGTGGAGGCGATCATCGTCGCCACCGCTCAGCTTTTGACGGAGCAGGGGTTCGTGAACCTCACGACGGCGCGGGTCGCGGAGCGCGCCGGCGTGAGCATCGGTTCGCTCTACCAGTATTTCCCCAACAAGCAGGCGCTCGCGGCCGCCGTCGTCGATCACTACAGCGACGAGGTCCTCGCGCGCTTCACCGCGATGGTCCGGGCGCGGCCGGGGAAGAAGCTGGCGGATACCGTGGATGCGATGATCGGGTTCGCGCTCGTTTCCCATCCGCATGAGCCGGAAATGCATCGCGCGTTGAACGATCTCGCACCGCGTATCGGCCGCGAGGAGAAGACGCGCGCCATCAGCCGCGGGATGGCGAAGGTGATCGAGACGGAACTGGAGCGACATCGGCAGGAAATCTCGCCCGATCTCGACCTTGCGGATGCGGCCACCATGATCGAGACGGTGCTGGAAACGGTCGCGCACCGGGCGATCCAGCGGCATCCCGTCAGGGTCGGCGCCGATGGGCTGATCGGCCAGTGCCGCAGGCTGATCATCGGCTATCTGAGAAGTCCATCACCAAGCTAA